The window ATATCATCATCCTTTACTACGTAACCCTTTCCAGGATCTTTTCTGATTTCTCCTAGAGCAATTCTTGTTCTTACATCAACTGTCTTTACTTTGTAAATCTTTtcgagataattttttatatcgtTAGTAGTCATTTCCATCGAACAAGCAAATTGCACAACATTTGGGGGTTGTTCATGAGTTGGCCTAACTAGTTTCATCCAAAAATTAGGGAGAAAAACTCTCAATTGGGGACTTCCTCTTTGATAAATAGGGTACCTATAATTAAATTCAATAGTAAATCGCTAGTGTACTGTGAATTGAATTAATACCATCTTGTGGACatctttgaaaaatgtttgttcttaatatgaattgaattaagGGTTCAATTAGAGagttaatatttgaatatttccaaaataagtTTAACCTCAATCAATTAAACTTCGTTAATCTATCCATTAAACCACAGACAGTCTTTGTTCTTATCATAGACCTATTGTTATAATAAGTCTATGGTTCTTATTATGTctatgaaatgaaattatgcCCTATGGAATAGAATTCTATAATTATAAGATTAGATTTGGGTGCCCTCTGTAGAGCAATTACCAAACTAAATCTCAATTCCGGAATATTTTCGTAGTTTTCTGTTATATTCCTATATTTGAGGGCAATTATGAAATAAGAAGAAATATACAATGAACTCTGTGACATAACCTCTAGAGATTATGGTCTTCAAACATAACCTATAAATGATTCAGTGAAATGTGGAGTGTAATAAATAGAGAATTCTAGTCCGCTGTTTTGGTTTAATACATTGAATTTTCTGTATTCTAATTGTTAATTGAATTACTGCTTTGTTATATATTGATTAAAGAATTTCAATATGAGTGACGGCTACGATTCCGATAGTGATTATaatgagaatgaaaaaaatttgttgaataaataCAGAAAGAGCAACTATCAATCTGATGATGAAGAACCGGTACGTTTCAaaccatttaaaaatttcattaactCATCATAATTTTCTTTAGGAGGGAGTTTTCAACATTCTTTCTGATGGAGCCGAAAGTGATAATGATGATGATGAGGATATGTTGGTAAACAGTGATATAGAAGGACAAGAAGAAGATGATGATGATATACCACATGAAAAGGCTTGGGGAAGAAATAAAAAGGCGTATTACTCATCTGATTATGTTAACCCCAACACCTACAATGAAAAAGAATTACAGTTTGGGGAGTTCGAAGCGGAAGAAGCTAAAAAGTTAGAAGGGGAAGTATGGCAGGAGATGTTTGGTATGGGAGTAAAAGATGTAAGTTCAGTTGAAGTCATCTCGTAAATAATTACCTATATATTTCTGAGTGTTCTTGCTATGATTTTACTATTATTTTAAGGTCGATGATGATGAAGATGATTCAGATTTGGATGAAGAGGCTGTAAATCCAGAAAAAAAGGATGAAGATAAATTATCAAATCTCATAGAAGATTacaaaggtgaaatttttcttACATATTATCAAGTTCAaatcataattaatttttatttcagaattctcaGAGATATACAATAGTTTTTTGAAACCTGTTAAAGAGAAGTTTAAAAGTAGGGAAATTGAGAGCTCTCCATTGACTgaatttgttcaaaatttttctgatctTATTTTGAAGTAAGTTTTGAAGATTacaaatattggaaatgatttattatgacttgattttttttttagttataatACAAATATTATGATGTTCCTCCTGTTAAAGTCTGAAGGAATTTCAACTCAAGATCATCCAGTTTTGGTAAGATTGAGACAGTATcagaatttaattgaaaaactgCGTGCAGTTTTTGATGGAGTTGTAAAAAGCCAAATAGAAGTTTTATTGGAACAAGAGGTCTCCTCTGCACAAGAGGTAAGTGTCATTAATTTGTATGTA is drawn from Harmonia axyridis chromosome 7, icHarAxyr1.1, whole genome shotgun sequence and contains these coding sequences:
- the LOC123685253 gene encoding something about silencing protein 10; protein product: MSDGYDSDSDYNENEKNLLNKYRKSNYQSDDEEPEGVFNILSDGAESDNDDDEDMLVNSDIEGQEEDDDDIPHEKAWGRNKKAYYSSDYVNPNTYNEKELQFGEFEAEEAKKLEGEVWQEMFGMGVKDVDDDEDDSDLDEEAVNPEKKDEDKLSNLIEDYKEFSEIYNSFLKPVKEKFKSREIESSPLTEFVQNFSDLILNYNTNIMMFLLLKSEGISTQDHPVLVRLRQYQNLIEKLRAVFDGVVKSQIEVLLEQEVSSAQEMTKAPEPKKKKLKLLQNLVVDEPVETQKKKKGEKIPKEQTVQFNEEDEIHEIANDIDMEQETTEPETLSKRPITYQMAKNKGLTPHRKKEQRNPRVKHRNKYRKAQIRRKGAVRDVRHETHRYGGEISGINTHVLKGIKLKV
- the LOC123684638 gene encoding probable 39S ribosomal protein L23, mitochondrial, which produces MSTRWYPIYQRGSPQLRVFLPNFWMKLVRPTHEQPPNVVQFACSMEMTTNDIKNYLEKIYKVKTVDVRTRIALGEIRKDPGKGYVVKDDDIKYAYITLNKAEKFEFPELYPAKDKDKSEEKTMEQLRKEYSNFIEKNKERPNVPGWFSI